Within the Glycine max cultivar Williams 82 chromosome 12, Glycine_max_v4.0, whole genome shotgun sequence genome, the region taaaaaaatttgtgaaagtaaatattttttatttttaaaagaatatacggattaaatattttttatttaatctaggctactattacaaaatttaacgTATACTTAATTTggattactattacaaaatttaatgcattaaatatttttgtaataataaccCGAATTaaagcattaaatattttttatttaattcggattactattataaaatttaatgcaataaatattttttgtaatagtaaccataattaaatatgaattaaatattttttatttaattcgggttactattataaaatttagtgcatatttaatttgggttattattacaaaataaaaaatatttatttaatatatattaaattgtgtaatagtaaaaaatttgtgatagtaaatattttttcttttttaaaaaatatacggattaaatatgttttatttaatctGGGTTATTATTACAAAACTTAATGTATTCTTAATTTggattactattacaaaatttaatgcattaaatatttttatttaattcgggttactattataaaatttaatgcatgaaatatttttgtaatagtaatcataattaaatatgcattaaatattttttatttaattcggattactattacaaaatttaatacatatttaattcgggttattattacaaaataaaaaaaatatttatttaatatatattaaatttgtaatagtaaaaaaatttgtgataattaatatttttatttttaaaaaatatacaaattaaacaatatatagGTTATTAGCACAACGCTATAACCAACTGGGATAAtgagtcaattatgttataaaataaataatgttactaTATATATCACTACAATTtctaatgcatatttaatgcgcatgtaaatttaaataataaattttatgataattaaatttgatataaatcatacgaattatttaatttttatatatttttttttaaataaaaaatatttactatcacaaattttttactattacaaaatttaatatatattaaattaatttttattttattttgcattaaattttgtaatagtaacttgaattaaataaaaaatatttaatgcatatttaattcgggttactattacaaaaatatttaatgcattaaattttgtaatagtaacccaaattaaataaaatatatttaatgcattaattCGAGTTAcgtttacaaaaatatttaatgcattaaattttgtaatagtaatccaaattaaatatacattaaattttataatgataacccaaattaaataaaaaaaatatttaattcgtatatttttttaaaaataaaaattatttactatcaCAATTTtgtttactattacaaaatttaatatatattaaataaatattttttattttgtaataataacctgaattaaatatgcattaaattttgtaatagtaaaatacaaaataatccaaaaatttaaaaaccaaaaaaacaaattaactcacgaaagaaggttcttccgtagTTGATTCCGTCAGATGACACGGAAGAAGGTTCTAGTTCTTCCGCAAGATAACACGGAAAAAGATTCTTCCGCAgttcaaaattgtattttttaaacaagGACAGTTTTGTCCTATCACATAATTGGTGGATGCACCTAGCAACTCCCAGATATCGGGCGTCCCTTTTAATCATTCGACAAAATCTAGAgctaagaaattaattttaataattaagaaattatgaAGACCAACTGCGTGATTGGTTTGGCGTTTGACATTGTAGATTCACGTCTAGTAGAAACAACAAAATGGAAactctgcatttttttttcttcatattttgatGCGAAAAAGTCTAAGGCACATCCAAAAAGTGTAAGCAAACAATCACCAAATGTGAGAACTAAAATTAGAAGTATCAAAATGCACATAGAACTTGCCATAAATTGAAACATTGCCATAAGAATACAACTGCAGCCAGTCTCCTGAATACAGTTAAGTTTTAATGTGCACACAGCAATGCATGCGTAAGCCAATCTTCCATGAAAACAATGCACAAACATGTGTATTTGGCAGCAACTATTGTATGTGGATTTGTCCCGCAGGAAGCCAAAATCACGCTTGATAGAAATTTGCATTATAGTCAGTTATCATGTTCAGAAAACAAATGCATACAGGACGAGTTTTACAGAGCAGCAAATAACTGCATCAAGAGTATTGCATCAGTTATACAAAATCAAGTTTGCAATCCCAAATCCAATCACAAACTAAGCTTTGCCAATGGTGCAGGTTGCTACAGAGCTTAAATTTTTTGCCACGGTATGgtcacaagaaaagaaagaagtacaAAAAAAGGCCACCGGAAGTATTACGGCAGAGAGTAAATTGCATGGTTTCTAGTTCTATGAAAAGCAAAAGAAACTAAGACAATGGGAGAAATTGTTATGAGGAATGTCATAATAAACAATATTCAGCATCATGTAATTGTAGCCGACTCAGCTAGTGAAATAAGACTTTTGTCGTTGTTGTAGCATGGTCAGAAGACAACACAGGCAATACAAGTCACATGACAAATAACACAccattcatcttttttttttattcaaactgctaaaattaacataaaccATACATACAGATTGTAAAACACCTCTTACAGAAAAGAATTCCCATCCATAGTTTCCTTCAAAGTCACGATACACCAAACTGaggtataaaaattttaatctcAGACAatgagcatatatatatatgagcttGAACAAATAACTGAACTTGCTTCATTTCTTCTGGGGACCAACATCAGGACCAACATCACGCGAGCCTGTGTTAATGTAAGGCCCTCGAAAAGTTGCTTGTGGTGAAAGTGGCTTTGTTGGGTCAATAACAGGTTTCTTTGATGAACtgaacaataacaataacattaAGAGTAAAATATCATATGCATTAACAGTGTAAAGAATTTTTCCGTATCTAATactaaatttgttaacttttacaataattatcttaaaagtcgtttacaaataatttttttatttattaacacTTAACAGTGTAAAATTTTGTAATCGAACAATGTATAGAAATGAAACTCTAAAAGAATGTAAACATTAACTTATGAGCTTCTAATTAGTGTGAACAAAATGCAATGAATAGTTGAGTAGACTTACGCCATGTAGAAGGGAAATGCCATGCCTGCTGCAGCGAAAGCAACTAAACCCGCAGCAACAATTAGATTGCGTGCTCGGGCCATAGATGCAGGTTAATCGATCTGATTGATACCAAATTGCAAAAGCAAACCCTAGATGAACTTCGAAGAATTAAAAGAACGAAATCATAGATTACATATATTCCATCAAAATTGGAGGATGCAAATGACTAAAGTATTccgaatcttttttttttcctcttcaagAATTGTTGCAATTGCAACGCTACCACCCCAATCTGCAACCGAAATCGAAACTTACGAGCCCTAATTTCCGttcacagttttttttttttctaattccaATTAGTGAAGAATGAAAATGGAGCGAGTTCATTCTTGTcttgagaaaacaaaaattggGCCCGGCCCGTCACGAGTTACCATATTTtccatgaattttttattttttattttgtccacAAACctccatgataaaaaaaaaaaaaaaagtatgccCTTGTACGCTAATGAAATACTAGAAGtctttgtaattttattaataatttaattgggttttataatttaaatttttcatgaaatgcatttttctatatatatatatatatatatatatatatatatatatatatatatatatatatatatatatatatattatacccTTGTATTCAAAGGAAAAAGTCGAACTCCaatctaaaaaaaactttacaatAACCCTTCATTTCGCACACATTATTTAACTAACTAAATAAGATCCCTTAATAAtacattaacttttgataactgttaaaactaatttaaatctCACGTTAAATATAGAGACTTTGGTAATCTATTAGCTTACCtttttcaaacttaaaatttagattgaagttgatgttaaaaataaaagttatactTTTGcagttttaaaacttaaaattattttatataatatgatattatatttattgatataattaaatatactttaatttattatttatatttcttttatatattggtATATATGATGTTAATAATgatatattatg harbors:
- the LOC100500362 gene encoding uncharacterized protein, which gives rise to MARARNLIVAAGLVAFAAAGMAFPFYMASSKKPVIDPTKPLSPQATFRGPYINTGSRDVGPDVGPQKK